In Anopheles gambiae chromosome 2, idAnoGambNW_F1_1, whole genome shotgun sequence, a single window of DNA contains:
- the LOC1281753 gene encoding bifunctional purine biosynthesis protein ATIC isoform X1 → MCWKRSLAFVFAGCFQWSTRNGSLCVTSVVKGLKRYTSTSTTTTTMASGKIALVSVSDKSGLVEFAKGLNELGLKLVASGGTAKAIRDLGLPVRDVSDITGAPEMLGGRVKTLHPAVHAAILARMTESDQRDISQQKYELAQLVVCNLYPFGLTISKPDVTIADAVENIDIGGVTLLRAAAKNHQRVTVLCDPKDYSKVLDEIRQHGDTTPATRQLLALKAFTHTAEYDAIISDYFRKQYSAGVSQLNLRYGMNPHQKPAQIFTLLERLPLKVVNASPGFINLCDALNGWQLVRELKRALGLPAATSFKHVSPAGAAVGVPLSLEQAKLCMVDDMMDSLTPMATAYARARGADRMSSFGDFVALSDTCDLATAKIIAREVSDGIIAPGYTEEALEVLRKKKNGSYCVLQIDPTYEPGPVERKTLFGLQLEQRRNDADINKALFTNIVTKNKTLPEGALRDLIVATIALKYTQSNSVCYAKDGQVVGIGAGQQSRIHCTRLAGDKADNWWLRQHPRVAGMQFRKGVKRAEISNAIDNYVNGTVGKDMPVAQFEAMLEKVPAPLTGEDKEQWTRQLTGVSLGSDAFFPFRDNVDRAKLSGVSYIASPAGSTNDAGVIDACNEHDIVMVHTNLRLFHH, encoded by the exons ATGTGCTGGAAACGATCACTTGCCTTCGTCTTCGCTGGCTGCT TCCAGTGGTCGACCCGGAACGGCAGTCTTTGCGTGACTTCGGTAGTGAAAGGTTTGAAGCGatacaccagcaccagcaccaccaccaccacaatgGCTAGTGGAAAGATTG CACTCGTAAGCGTGTCGGACAAGTCCGGACTGGTGGAGTTTGCCAAGGGGCTGAACGAGCTCGGCCTGAAGCTGGTGGCGAGCGGTGGCACGGCGAAAGCGATCCGCGACCTGGGCCTGCCCGTGCGCGACGTTTCGGACATAACCGGCGCACCGGAGATGCTCGGTGGGCGGGTGAAGACGCTCCACCCGGCCGTACATGCCGCCATTCTCGCCCGGATGACCGAATCCGACCAGCGTGACATCAGCCAGCAGAAGTACGAGCTGGCCCAGCTCGTCGTGTGCAATCTGTACCCGTTCGGGTTGACCATCTCCAAGCCGGACGTGACGATTGCGGACGCGGTGGAAAACATCGACATCGGCGGGGTGACGCTGTTGCGTGCCGCGGCCAAAAACCACCAGCGCGTCACGGTGCTGTGCGATCCGAAGGACTACTCGAAGGTGCTGGACGAAATCCGGCAGCACGGCGACACAACGCCAGCCACCCGCCAGCTGCTGGCGCTGAAAGCGTTCACGCACACGGCCGAGTACGATGCGATCATTTCGGACTACTTCCGCAAACAGTACTCGGCGGGCGTATCGCAGCTCAACCTGCGCTACGGCATGAACCCGCACCAGAAGCCGGCCCAGATCTTCACGCTGCTCGAACGCTTGCCGCTGAAGGTGGTGAACGCGTCGCCCGGCTTCATCAATCTGTGCGATGCGCTGAACGGGTGGCAGCTGGTGCGCGAGCTGAAGCGTGCGCTTGGGCTGCCGGCCGCGACCAGCTTCAAGCACGTGTCGCCTGCCGGCGCCGCGGTCGGTGTGCCGCTGTCGCTTGAACAGGCGAAACTGTGCATGGTGGACGATATGATGGACAGTCTGACCCCGATGGCGACGGCGTACGCACGAGCCCGCGGTgccgaccgcatgtcctcgttCGGCGATTTTGTCGCGCTGTCCGATACGTGCGATCTGGCCACGGCCAAGATTATTGCGCGCGAAGTGTCGGACGGTATCATTGCGCCCGGCTACACGGAGGAAGCGCTGGAAGTGCTgcgcaagaagaagaacggTTCGTACTGCGTGCTGCAGATCGATCCGACGTACGAGCCGGGACCGGTGGAGCGCAAGACGCTGTTCGGGCTGCAGCTGGAGCAGCGCCGCAACGATGCCGACATCAACAAGGCCCTGTTTACGAACATCGTGACGAAGAACAAGACGCTGCCGGAGGGTGCGCTGCGCGATCTGATCGTCGCCACGATTGCGCTCAAGTACACGCAGAGCAACAGCGTCTGTTACGCAAAGGACGGGCAGGTGGTGGGCATTGGTGCGGGGCAGCAGTCGCGCATCCACTGTACGCGGTTGGCGGGCGACAAGGCGGACAATTGGTGGCTGCGGCAGCATCCGCGTGTCGCTGGCATGCAGTTCCGCAAGGGCGTTAAGCGGGCGGAAATTTCGAACGCGATCGACAACTACGTGAACGGTACGGTGGGCAAGGACATGCCGGTGGCACAGTTCGAGGCGATGCTGGAGAAGGTACCGGCGCCGCTGACCGGGGAGGATAAGGAGCAGTGGACGCGTCAGCTGACGGGCGTTTCGCTCGGTTCGGATGCGTTCTTCCCCTTCCGGGACAACGTGGATCGGGCGAAGCTGAGCGGCGTGTCGTACATTGCCAGTCCGGCCGGGTCGACCAACGATGCCGGGGTGATTGATGCCTGCAACGAGCACGACATCGTGATGGTGCACACGAACCTGCGACTGTTCCATCAttga
- the LOC1281752 gene encoding endoplasmin, translating into MKYLLLLVLGVFLVSGIHQVRADDDDDTLPMVDNDLGASKEGSRTDAEAVKREEEAIKLDGLNVAQIKELREKSEKFTFQAEVNRMMKLIINSLYRNKEIFLRELISNASDALDKIRLLSLTDPSVLDSNRNLEVKIKADKEGKVLHIIDTGIGMTKQDLVNNLGTIAKSGTADFLSKMQDKEKADGQDVNDMIGQFGVGFYSAFLVADRVVVTTKHNDDKQYIWESDAASFSIVEDPRGNTLERGSQVSLHLKEEALDFLEDDTVKQLIKKYSQFINFPIYMWTSKEVEEEVAVEEEATEKPAKSEDSTDEEEEDVKVEEEEATDSDKPKTKKVKKTVWNWEIMNDSKPIWTRKVSDVTDEEYTEFYKSLTKDTSDPLTHTHFIAEGEVTFKSLLFVPKVQPSESFNKYGTKADNIKLYVRRVFITDEFNDMMPNYLSFIRGVVDSDDLPLNVSRETLQQHKLIKVIKKKLVRKALDMIKKIDKEQYEQFWKEYSTNIKLGIMEDPSNRSRLAKLLRFQSSSTKNKEYTSLSDYVARMKPKQDNIYFIAGPNRAEIEKSPFVERLLSRGYEVLFLVEAVDEYSISALPEFDGKRFQNVAKEGFTLNESEESKARFEELKTEYEPLLKWLNDVALKDKIAKAQLSERLSNSPCALVASMFGWTGNMERLALANAHQKTDDPQRHYYLNQKKTLEINPRHPLMRELLRRVEVDSDDIVAKDMAVLMFNTATLRSGFQLPETADFADSVERMMRQTLGVSLDEQPEQEEFVDEPAAGGEEGGAAADEDEESIDADGGDHDEL; encoded by the exons ATGAAGTACTTGCTACTTCTAGTACTGGGTGTGTTCCTGGTGTCAG GAATTCACCAAGTGCGTGcggatgatgacgatgacacACTGCCAATGGTGGACAATGATCTCGGCGCCTCGAAGGAAGGCTCGCGCACCGACGCGGAGGCGGTCAAGCGCGAAGAGGAAGCCATCAAGCTGGACGGTCTGAACGTGGCCCAGATCAAGGAGCTGCGGGAAAAGTCGGAAAAGTTCACGTTCCAGGCAGAGGTGAACCGCATGATGAAGCTCATCATCAACTCGCTGTACCGCAACAAGGAGATTTTCCTGCGTGAGCTGATCTCGAACGCGTCGGACGCGCTGGACAAGATCCGCCTGCTGTCCCTGACCGACCCGTCCGTGCTGGACAGCAACCGCAACCTGGAGGTGAAAATCAAGGCCGACAAGGAGGGCAAGGTGCTGCACATCATCGACACCGGCATCGGTATGACGAAGCAGGATCTGGTGAACAATCTCGGTACGATCGCGAAGTCGGGCACGGCCGACTTCCTGTCGAAGATGCAGGACAAGGAGAAGGCCGACGGGCAGGACGTGAACGATATGATTGGCCAGTTCGGTGTCGGCTTCTACTCGGCGTTCCTGGTGGCCGACCGGGTCGTGGTGACGACGAAGCACAACGACGACAAGCAGTACATCTGGGAGTCGGATGCGGCCAGCTTCAGCATTGTGGAGGACCCGCGCGGCAACACGCTGGAGCGCGGTTCGCAGGTCTCGCTGCACCTGAAGGAGGAAGCGCTCGACTTCCTGGAGGACGATACGGTGAAGCAGCTGATCAAGAAGTACTCGCAGTTCATCAACTTCCCGATCTACATGTGGACGAGcaaggaggtggaggaggaggtggcCGTCGAGGAGGAGGCGACCGAGAAGCCGGCCAAGAGCGAGGACAGcacggacgaggaggaggaggacgtgaaggtggaggaggaggaggcgacCGACAGCGACAAGCCGAAGACGAAGAAGGTGAAGAAGACGGTCTGGAACTGGGAGATCATGAACGACAGCAAACCGATCTGGACGCGCAAGGTGAGCGACGTGACCGACGAGGAGTACACCGAGTTCTACAAGAGCCTGACGAAGGACACGTCCGACCCGCTGACGCACACGCACTTCATTGCCGAGGGCGAGGTCACGTTCAAGTCGCTGCTGTTCGTGCCGAAGGTGCAGCCGTCGGAGAGCTTCAACAAGTACGGCACCAAGGCGGACAACATCAAGCTGTACGTGCGGCGCGTGTTCATTACGGACGAGTTCAACGACATGATGCCGAACTATCTGAGCTTCATCCGGGGCGTGGTCGATTCGGACGATCTGCCGCTGAACGTGTCGCGCGAAACGCTCCAGCAGCACAAGCTGATCAAGGTGATCAAGAAGAAGCTCGTGCGCAAGGCGCTGGACATGATCAAGAAGATCGACAAGGAGCAGTACGAGCAGTTCTGGAAGGAGTACTCCACCAACATCAAGCTGGGCATCATGGAGGACCCGAGCAATCGATCGCGCCTGGCCAAGCTGCTCCGCTTCCAGTCGTCCTCGACGAAGAACAAGGAGTACACCAGCCTGTCCGACTACGTGGCGCGCATGAAGCCGAAGCAGGACAACATCTACTTCATCGCCGGCCCGAACCGTGCCGAGATCGAGAAGTCGCCGTTCGTCGAGCGTCTGCTGTCCCGCGGCTACGAAGTCCTGTTCCTGGTGGAGGCCGTCGACGAGTACAGCATCTCCGCGCTGCCCGAGTTCGACGGCAAGCGCTTCCAGAACGTCGCCAAGGAGGGCTTCACGCTGAACGAGTCGGAAGAGTCGAAGGCCCGGTTCGAGGAGCTGAAGACGGAGTACGAACCCCTGCTGAAGTGGTTGAACGATGTCGCACTGAAGGACAAAATCGCCAAAGCCCAGCTGTCCGAGCGACTGTCCAACTCGCCCTGCGCTCTCGTCGCGTCGATGTTCGGCTGGACCGGCAACATGGAGCGGCTGGCGTTGGCCAACGCTCACCAGAAGACGGACGACCCGCAGCGCCACTACTACCTGAACCAGAAGAAAACGCTCGAAATCAACCCGCGCCATCCGCTGATGCGCGAGCTGTTGCGCCGCGTCGAGGTCGATTCGGACGATATCGTGGCGAAGGATATGGCGGTGCTGATGTTCAACACGGCCACGCTGCGGTCCGGCTTCCAGCTGCCGGAGACGGCTGACTTTGCCGACAGTGTCGAGCGGATGATGCGCCAAACGTTGGGCGTTTCGCTGGACGAGCAGCCCGAGCAGGAGGAGTTCGTGGACGAACCGGCGGCTGGCGGTGAGGAGGGCGGCGCTGCCGCCGACGAGGACGAAGAATCCATCGATGCCGATGGTGGTGACCACGACGAGCTGTAA
- the LOC1281756 gene encoding phosphoglycerate mutase 2, which yields MAAKYRIVMVRHGESEWNQKNLFCGWFDANLSDKGKEEALAAGKAVKEAGLKFDIAHTSLLTRAQVTLDSILKESGQTSIPIQKTWRLNERHYGGLTGLNKSETAAKYGEEQVLIWRRSFDVPPPNMEPDHAYYDAIVKDERYKDDPKPNEFPMAESLKLTIARTLPYWNDVIIPQLKEGKNIIIAAHGNSLRGIVKHLDQMTDEAIMGLNLPTGIPFVYELDENLKPVVSMKFLGDEETVRKAIESVANQGKAK from the exons ATGGCCGCAAAGTACCGCATTGTGATGGTTCGCCACGGCGAATCGGAGTGGAACCAGAAGAATCTGTTCTGCGGCTGGTTCGATGCTAACCTGAGCGACAAGG GTAAGGAGGAAGCCCTGGCCGCCGGAAAGGCCGTGAAGGAGGCGGGCCTGAAGTTCGACATTGCCCACACGTCGCTGCTCACCCGTGCCCAGGTCACGCTGGACTCGATCCTGAAGGAGTCGGGCCAAACGAGCATTCCGATCCAGAAGACCTGGCGCCTGAACGAGCGCCACTACGGTGGCCTGACCGGGCTGAACAAGTCCGAAACGGCGGCCAAGTACGGCGAGGAGCAGGTGCTGATCTGGCGCCGCAGCTTCGATGTTCCCCCGCCCAACATGGAACCGGACCATGCCTACTACGATGCGATCGTCAAGGACGAGCGGTACAAGGACGACCCGAAACCGAACGAGTTCCCGATGGCCGAATCGCTGAAGCTGACGATCGCTCGCACCCTGCCGTACTGGAACGACGTTATCATTCCGCAGCTGAAGGAGGGCAAGAACATTATCATTGCCGCGCACGGCAACAGCCTGCGCGGTATCGTGAAGCATCTGGACCAGATGACGGATGAGGCGATCATGGGCCTGAACCTACCCACCGGCATCCCGTTCGTGTACGAGCTGGACGAGAACCTGAAGCCGGTCGTGTCGATGAAGTTCCTCGGCGATGAGGAGACGGTCCGCAAGGCGATCGAATCCGTCGCTAACCAGGGCAAGGCCAAGTAA
- the LOC1281755 gene encoding replication protein A 70 kDa DNA-binding subunit, producing the protein MSSHGLTVGFLAEIMQGNELQNPVVQILGSKRIAGNGEQSERFRLLISDGKSLYSFAMLATQLNDLQKQDKLPQYTIIRIDRYTTSVVNRNEKGEKRVLIIVELTVLKEGSLVGEKIGDPQPMTDTPSQPATTQAPARPMDTGSSSMGNGGSYGSVNRSLSGGSAGPTQSIGDSLTHPISSLSPYQNKWVIKARVMSKSGIRTWSNAKGEGKLFSMDVMDESGEIRITAFKEQCDRYYDMIEVDKVYFISKCQLKPANKQYTSLKNDYEMTMTNDTIVQECKDADGSMPEIQYNFVPISQIANMEPNAMVDVIGMCKDASDVVQFTAKTSGRELRKREITLVDSSNASVQLTLWGDDAQNFPATTHPVVLLKGARVSEFGGGKSLGLIGGSVMKLNPDLEMAHKVRGWFENGGSEASVSSVSARTGGAAGVSTEWLSFQEAKDKNLGAGDKPDYFQVKAMIHTIKSANAVYKACPQADCNKKVIDQENGQFRCEKCNAEFPNFKYRLLVNMLIGDWTSNRWVTVFTELAEEMLGKSSQEIGSSLEYQKEEAEKLFTSISFKSFVFKLRTKVEYFGEQPRNKTSAVSVAPVNHKEYNALLIKSIQELTGVGKN; encoded by the exons ATGAGTTCCCACGGGCTGACTGTTGGTTTCCTTGCG GAAATCATGCAAGGTAACGAGCTGCAAAACCCGGTCGTACAGATTCTCGGCTCCAAGCGCATCGCCGGCAACGGGGAACAGTCCGAGCGCTTCCGGCTGCTCATATCGGACGGTAAGTCGCTGTACAGTTTCGCCATGCTGGCCACGCAGCTGAACGATCTGCAGAAGCAGGACAAGCTGCCACAGTACACCATCATCCGGATCGATCGCTACACCACCTCGGTCGTGAACCGGAACGAGAAGGGCGAGAAGCGGGTGCTGATCATCGTCGAGCTGACCGTGCTGAAGGAGGGCAGCTTGGTGGGGGAAAAGATTGGCGATCCGCAACCGATGACGGACACACCGTCCCAGCCGGCCACCACGCAGGCCCCTGCCCGCCCGATGGACACTGGCAGCAGTAGCATGGGCAATGGTGGTTCGTACGGCAGCGTCAACCGCTCCCTGTCGGGCGGTTCCGCCGGTCCGACGCAATCGATCGGCGACTCGCTCACCCATCCCATCTCCTCGCTCAGCCCGTACCAGAACAAGTGGGTGATCAAGGCGCGGGTGATGTCCAAGTCGGGCATCCGCACGTGGAGCAATGCGAAGGGCGAGGGCAAGCTGTTCAGCATGGACGTGATGGACGAGTCGGGCGAGATTCGCATCACCGCGTTCAAGGAGCAGTGCGACCGGTACTACGACATGATCGAGGTCGACAAGGTGTACTTCATCTCGAAGTGCCAGCTCAAGCCGGCCAACAAGCAGTACACCAGCCTGAAGAACGACTACGAGATGACGATGACGAACGACACGATCGTGCAGGAGTGCAAGGATGCGGACGGTTCGATGCCCGAAATACAGTACAACTTTGTGCCGATCTCGCAGATCGCCAACATGGAACCGAACGCGATGGTCGACGTGATTGGCATGTGCAAGGACGCGAGCGATGTGGTCCAGTTTACGGCGAAAACGTCCGGCCGGGAGTTGCGCAAGCGCGAAATTACGCTCGTCGATTCGAGCAACGCATCGGTGCAGCTGACGCTCTGGGGTGACGATGCACAGAACTTCCCCGCCACCACGCATCCGGTCGTGCTGCTCAAGGGAGCGCGGGTGTCCGAGTTCGGTGGCGGTAAGTCGCTCGGCCTGATCGGTGGCAGTGTGATGAAGCTCAATCCGGACCTGGAGATGGCACACAAGGTGCGCGGTTGGTTCGAGAACGGTGGCAGCGAGGCGTCGGTTAGCAGCGTGTCGGCCCGCACCGGTGGTGCCGCCGGCGTCAGCACCGAGTGGCTGTCGTTCCAGGAGGCGAAGGATAAGAACCTGGGCGCCGGCGACAAACCCGACTACTTCCAGGTGAAGGCAATGATACACACGATCAAGTCGGCAAACGCGGTGTACAAGGCGTGCCCGCAGGCGGACTGCAACAAGAAGGTGATCGATCAGGAGAATGGCCAGTTTCGCTGCGAGAAGTGTAATGCCGAGTTTCCCAACTTCAAGTACCGGCTGCTGGTGAAT ATGCTCATTGGCGATTGGACGTCGAACCGCTGGGTGACGGTGTTTACGGAGCTGGCCGAAGAGATGCTGGGCAAATCGTCGCAAGAGATCGGCAGCAGTCTGGAGTACCAGAAGGAGGAGGCGGAAAAGCTGTTCACCTCGATCAGCTTCAAATCGTTCGTGTTCAAGCTGCGCACCAAGGTGGAGTACTTTGGCGAGCAGCCGCGCAACAAAACGTCCGCCGTCAGTGTGGCCCCGGTCAATCACAAGGAGTACAATGCGCTGCTGATCAAAAGCATCCAGGAGCTAACCGGTGTGGGCAAAAACTAA
- the LOC1281754 gene encoding leucine-rich melanocyte differentiation-associated protein, translating to MLLTQLEIAVGNPTLKRKYSGDYGALKKKMEAINWNKIMYIPQEEKLIYFDQKTYRLPEAIVTMYADRVQHLDLSHNKLSSFDALERFPYLVELVLDNNYLTDEIIFPAQLNNVKLLSLNNNKFKNLDLLLTKLSLCFPELEYLSLLGNPACPCHLLNLKYTEYDYQKYRLYIIRHLPKLRILDGQRVKKMERDFVRCQLENYGETLDNDPNAVSGSAKQRQQQTNGTRKSNTLKHLYTTVSSGLGLGRKNPPVYSPLPETLREVGDHRGAYGRCRYRYVGAQSEGNRFILNNDL from the exons ATGTTGCTAACGCAGCTAGAGATTGCAGTCGGTAATCCAACGTTAAAGCGGAAGTACAGTGGCGACTACGGTGCTCTCAAGAAAAAGATGGAAGCCATCAACTGGAACAAAATCATGTACATCCCCCAGGAAGAAAAG CTGATATACTTCGACCAGAAGACGTACCGACTGCCGGAAGCGATCGTGACGATGTACGCCGACCGTGTGCAGCATCTCGACCTGAGCCACAACAAGCTGTCGTCCTTCGATGCGCTGGAACGCTTCCCGTATCTCGTCGAGCTCGTGCTGGACAATAACTACCTCACGGACGAGATTATCTTTCCCGCACAGCTCAATAACGTGAAGCTGCTTTCACTGAACAATAATAAG TTCAAGAATTTGGATCTCCTGCTCACCAAACTGTCGCTCTGCTTTCCCGAGCTGGAGTATCTGAGCTTGCTGGGCAATCCTGCCTGCCCGTGCCATCTGCTCAACCTGAAGTACACGGAATACGATTATCAGAAATATAG ACTGTACATCATCCGACACCTTCCGAAGCTTCGCATCCTTGACGGCCAGCGGGTGAAAAAGATGGAGCGCGACTTTGTGCGCTGCCAGCTGGAGAACTACGGCGAGACGCTCGACAACGATCCGAACGCGGTGTCCGGTTCGGccaagcagcggcagcagcaaacgaacgGCACCCGCAAGAGCAACACGCTGAAGCATCTCTACACGACCGTCAGCAGTGGGTTGGGATTGGGCCGGAAAAACCCGCCGGTGTACAGTCCGCTGCCCGAGACGTTGCGCGAGGTGGGCGATCATCGGGGCGCGTACGGCCGGTGCCGCTACCGGTACGTTGGGGCACAGTCCGAGGGCAACCGGTTTATACTCAACAATGACTTATGA
- the LOC1281753 gene encoding bifunctional purine biosynthesis protein ATIC isoform X2 has product MASGKIALVSVSDKSGLVEFAKGLNELGLKLVASGGTAKAIRDLGLPVRDVSDITGAPEMLGGRVKTLHPAVHAAILARMTESDQRDISQQKYELAQLVVCNLYPFGLTISKPDVTIADAVENIDIGGVTLLRAAAKNHQRVTVLCDPKDYSKVLDEIRQHGDTTPATRQLLALKAFTHTAEYDAIISDYFRKQYSAGVSQLNLRYGMNPHQKPAQIFTLLERLPLKVVNASPGFINLCDALNGWQLVRELKRALGLPAATSFKHVSPAGAAVGVPLSLEQAKLCMVDDMMDSLTPMATAYARARGADRMSSFGDFVALSDTCDLATAKIIAREVSDGIIAPGYTEEALEVLRKKKNGSYCVLQIDPTYEPGPVERKTLFGLQLEQRRNDADINKALFTNIVTKNKTLPEGALRDLIVATIALKYTQSNSVCYAKDGQVVGIGAGQQSRIHCTRLAGDKADNWWLRQHPRVAGMQFRKGVKRAEISNAIDNYVNGTVGKDMPVAQFEAMLEKVPAPLTGEDKEQWTRQLTGVSLGSDAFFPFRDNVDRAKLSGVSYIASPAGSTNDAGVIDACNEHDIVMVHTNLRLFHH; this is encoded by the exons atgGCTAGTGGAAAGATTG CACTCGTAAGCGTGTCGGACAAGTCCGGACTGGTGGAGTTTGCCAAGGGGCTGAACGAGCTCGGCCTGAAGCTGGTGGCGAGCGGTGGCACGGCGAAAGCGATCCGCGACCTGGGCCTGCCCGTGCGCGACGTTTCGGACATAACCGGCGCACCGGAGATGCTCGGTGGGCGGGTGAAGACGCTCCACCCGGCCGTACATGCCGCCATTCTCGCCCGGATGACCGAATCCGACCAGCGTGACATCAGCCAGCAGAAGTACGAGCTGGCCCAGCTCGTCGTGTGCAATCTGTACCCGTTCGGGTTGACCATCTCCAAGCCGGACGTGACGATTGCGGACGCGGTGGAAAACATCGACATCGGCGGGGTGACGCTGTTGCGTGCCGCGGCCAAAAACCACCAGCGCGTCACGGTGCTGTGCGATCCGAAGGACTACTCGAAGGTGCTGGACGAAATCCGGCAGCACGGCGACACAACGCCAGCCACCCGCCAGCTGCTGGCGCTGAAAGCGTTCACGCACACGGCCGAGTACGATGCGATCATTTCGGACTACTTCCGCAAACAGTACTCGGCGGGCGTATCGCAGCTCAACCTGCGCTACGGCATGAACCCGCACCAGAAGCCGGCCCAGATCTTCACGCTGCTCGAACGCTTGCCGCTGAAGGTGGTGAACGCGTCGCCCGGCTTCATCAATCTGTGCGATGCGCTGAACGGGTGGCAGCTGGTGCGCGAGCTGAAGCGTGCGCTTGGGCTGCCGGCCGCGACCAGCTTCAAGCACGTGTCGCCTGCCGGCGCCGCGGTCGGTGTGCCGCTGTCGCTTGAACAGGCGAAACTGTGCATGGTGGACGATATGATGGACAGTCTGACCCCGATGGCGACGGCGTACGCACGAGCCCGCGGTgccgaccgcatgtcctcgttCGGCGATTTTGTCGCGCTGTCCGATACGTGCGATCTGGCCACGGCCAAGATTATTGCGCGCGAAGTGTCGGACGGTATCATTGCGCCCGGCTACACGGAGGAAGCGCTGGAAGTGCTgcgcaagaagaagaacggTTCGTACTGCGTGCTGCAGATCGATCCGACGTACGAGCCGGGACCGGTGGAGCGCAAGACGCTGTTCGGGCTGCAGCTGGAGCAGCGCCGCAACGATGCCGACATCAACAAGGCCCTGTTTACGAACATCGTGACGAAGAACAAGACGCTGCCGGAGGGTGCGCTGCGCGATCTGATCGTCGCCACGATTGCGCTCAAGTACACGCAGAGCAACAGCGTCTGTTACGCAAAGGACGGGCAGGTGGTGGGCATTGGTGCGGGGCAGCAGTCGCGCATCCACTGTACGCGGTTGGCGGGCGACAAGGCGGACAATTGGTGGCTGCGGCAGCATCCGCGTGTCGCTGGCATGCAGTTCCGCAAGGGCGTTAAGCGGGCGGAAATTTCGAACGCGATCGACAACTACGTGAACGGTACGGTGGGCAAGGACATGCCGGTGGCACAGTTCGAGGCGATGCTGGAGAAGGTACCGGCGCCGCTGACCGGGGAGGATAAGGAGCAGTGGACGCGTCAGCTGACGGGCGTTTCGCTCGGTTCGGATGCGTTCTTCCCCTTCCGGGACAACGTGGATCGGGCGAAGCTGAGCGGCGTGTCGTACATTGCCAGTCCGGCCGGGTCGACCAACGATGCCGGGGTGATTGATGCCTGCAACGAGCACGACATCGTGATGGTGCACACGAACCTGCGACTGTTCCATCAttga